One Persicobacter psychrovividus DNA window includes the following coding sequences:
- a CDS encoding tetratricopeptide repeat protein: MNKLQAQLTLLFLLLPAVVFAQVDGRQYFRLAKAKYDQKDYSQALEYINQSVEADSSFLNAFLLRAQIYEAQRKYAKGIKDYTFIIDQIGNNSSQSFSYLFERAILSRKRKDFKTALKDIDQAIMLNPTYAKAHAEKAYILFMERKPKIEALQVLDDAIELDPNNPDFYQKRAYFNATTLDLRLGEPDLSAAIVDINKAIELSPRNNELYAFRRKLYQQSNQDDLAIQDLTRSISWGDYDETQLFDRGKLFMKSGKADLAIKDFNAAIKKNDQKGQFYRYLGLALHNQAKYQEAIDMFTSAINRFEGQIDTVDRQNNHDLYYRLTQLYAQAYIERGMSRIQLNHNNEACFDFRQALKYNEKIANRYLNQYCEP; the protein is encoded by the coding sequence ATGAATAAACTTCAAGCACAGCTTACCCTCTTATTTTTGCTTTTGCCTGCCGTGGTATTTGCGCAGGTTGATGGCCGGCAATATTTTCGTCTGGCAAAGGCAAAGTATGATCAAAAAGATTACAGCCAGGCTTTGGAGTATATTAACCAGTCGGTAGAAGCCGACAGCAGCTTTCTTAACGCTTTTCTGCTCAGGGCACAAATCTATGAAGCCCAGAGGAAGTACGCCAAGGGTATCAAGGATTACACTTTCATCATTGACCAAATTGGTAACAACAGCTCACAGAGTTTCAGTTATCTGTTTGAGCGCGCCATACTGAGCAGAAAACGTAAAGATTTTAAAACAGCACTGAAAGACATCGACCAGGCGATAATGCTGAACCCCACTTATGCGAAAGCACATGCGGAAAAAGCCTATATCCTCTTTATGGAGCGAAAACCAAAAATAGAAGCCCTCCAGGTGTTGGACGATGCCATTGAGCTCGATCCCAACAACCCTGACTTTTATCAAAAAAGGGCGTATTTTAATGCCACGACCTTGGACCTCCGCCTCGGCGAGCCCGATCTTTCTGCCGCTATTGTGGACATCAACAAAGCGATTGAACTTTCTCCCCGCAACAACGAACTTTACGCCTTCCGAAGGAAATTATACCAGCAGTCCAATCAGGACGATTTAGCGATTCAGGACCTTACCCGCTCCATCAGTTGGGGGGATTATGATGAAACCCAGCTTTTCGACCGTGGCAAGCTGTTCATGAAAAGCGGCAAGGCTGATTTGGCCATCAAGGATTTTAATGCGGCCATCAAAAAAAATGACCAAAAAGGACAGTTCTACCGTTACCTTGGCCTGGCCCTGCACAATCAGGCAAAATATCAGGAAGCCATCGATATGTTTACCTCGGCAATCAACCGTTTCGAGGGGCAAATAGACACCGTTGACCGGCAAAATAATCACGACCTGTATTACCGCCTTACACAGTTATATGCCCAGGCTTACATCGAGCGAGGCATGTCGCGTATTCAACTGAATCACAACAATGAAGCATGCTTCGATTTCCGCCAGGCATTGAAGTACAATGAAAAAATCGCCAACAGATACCTAAATCAGTACTGCGAACCGTAA
- a CDS encoding ABC transporter ATP-binding protein has translation MKNYLRVLGFARPVGMKVPAYVVFTIFQTIFSLINFTLLIPVLNLLFDPKNAAANPVTALPSFAFTKDYFLDLFNYYFTHFIQVYGPAGALKYVCAVLIVSNLLANLFRYLGALILISMRSQVIYNLRHSLFKKINQLHLGFFTHHPKGDLITRITSDVTEVEASVVNTMTVVFKEPILIISYFFLLFSMSSKLTLTALLVLPVSGGIIASLAKKLKSVSQDHAISFASIMSQLDESLGGIRIIKAFGAEGFIGKRFDTELNRFRKLTITYASRSEGASPLSEFLGVFVVIGLLYIGSSMILKDEPEISGSVFISFMIIFSQVLTPAKNISKSFSNIHRGLVSANRIFTLLDTDPAIKNTPQAIEKGKFNDKISFNNVHFSYDDSEEEVIKGVSFDIKKGQTVALVGPSGGGKSTLADLLPRFFDIQKGSITIDGQDISKLTIESLREEMGIVSQESVLFNDTIHNNIAFGIPNTSREQVMEAAKIANAHQFVSEMEDGYDTIIGERGSKLSGGQRQRISIARAVLKNPEILILDEATSALDTESEKLVQDALNKLMNNRTAFVIAHRLSTIQHAHQILVVQHGTIVERGTHTELLERDGLYKKLQDLQAT, from the coding sequence ATGAAAAATTATTTAAGAGTATTAGGTTTCGCAAGACCCGTAGGAATGAAGGTACCCGCTTATGTGGTATTCACTATTTTCCAGACGATCTTTAGCTTAATCAATTTTACATTATTGATCCCGGTGCTGAATTTGCTTTTCGACCCTAAAAATGCGGCGGCAAACCCAGTAACGGCTTTACCTTCCTTTGCTTTTACAAAAGATTATTTCCTTGATCTTTTCAATTATTATTTCACCCACTTCATTCAGGTTTATGGCCCTGCGGGTGCATTAAAGTATGTTTGTGCGGTACTGATCGTTTCGAACTTACTGGCCAACCTGTTCCGATATTTAGGCGCACTGATATTGATCTCCATGCGTTCACAGGTGATTTACAACTTGAGACATTCGCTTTTCAAGAAAATCAACCAGCTTCATTTAGGCTTTTTCACCCATCACCCTAAAGGGGATTTGATCACCAGAATTACCTCGGATGTTACGGAAGTGGAAGCCTCGGTAGTCAATACCATGACGGTGGTTTTTAAAGAACCCATCCTGATCATCAGCTACTTCTTCTTGCTTTTCAGCATGTCGTCCAAGCTTACCCTGACGGCTTTGTTGGTACTGCCAGTTTCTGGGGGAATCATTGCCAGCCTGGCCAAGAAACTTAAAAGTGTTTCGCAGGATCACGCCATCTCTTTTGCCTCTATCATGAGCCAGCTGGATGAATCCCTTGGAGGGATCCGAATCATCAAAGCATTTGGTGCTGAAGGCTTTATTGGCAAACGATTTGACACAGAGTTGAACCGATTCAGAAAATTGACCATTACCTATGCCTCCCGCAGCGAAGGCGCCAGTCCACTCTCAGAATTCCTCGGTGTTTTCGTGGTCATAGGCTTGTTGTACATTGGCAGCTCGATGATCCTGAAGGACGAACCAGAAATTTCCGGATCGGTATTCATCTCATTCATGATTATCTTTTCACAGGTACTTACTCCTGCCAAAAATATTTCAAAATCTTTCTCCAACATCCATAGGGGATTGGTTTCCGCCAACAGGATTTTCACTTTACTGGACACTGACCCAGCCATTAAAAACACGCCTCAAGCCATTGAGAAAGGGAAGTTTAATGACAAAATCAGCTTTAACAATGTCCACTTCAGTTATGATGACTCGGAAGAAGAAGTTATAAAAGGGGTCTCTTTTGACATTAAAAAAGGGCAAACCGTTGCATTGGTGGGACCTTCCGGAGGAGGAAAATCTACCCTGGCCGATTTACTGCCACGCTTCTTCGATATTCAGAAAGGAAGTATCACCATTGATGGGCAGGACATCTCTAAGCTGACGATCGAAAGCCTGAGAGAAGAAATGGGAATTGTATCGCAAGAGTCGGTGCTCTTTAATGATACCATCCATAATAATATTGCATTCGGTATTCCAAACACCTCGAGGGAACAAGTGATGGAGGCGGCAAAAATTGCCAATGCTCACCAGTTTGTTTCTGAAATGGAAGATGGCTACGACACCATTATCGGTGAACGCGGGTCAAAACTTTCCGGTGGCCAGCGCCAGCGCATCAGTATTGCACGCGCCGTTTTGAAAAATCCGGAAATCCTGATCCTTGATGAAGCAACAAGTGCGCTGGATACAGAATCTGAAAAACTGGTACAGGATGCGCTGAATAAGCTGATGAACAATAGAACGGCCTTTGTTATTGCCCACCGACTGAGTACCATTCAGCATGCACATCAAATTTTGGTGGTGCAACATGGTACCATTGTCGAGCGAGGGACACATACTGAACTATTGGAACGCGACGGGCTCTATAAAAAACTGCAAGACTTGCAGGCGACCTAA
- the gcvT gene encoding glycine cleavage system aminomethyltransferase GcvT, which translates to MELKKVALNDVHESLNAKMVPFAGYNMPVRYSSDIEEHKAVREGVGVFDVSHMGEFMLRGPKALDLIQRVTSNDASKLFDGKAQYSCLPNKDGGIVDDLLVYKLADEQYMLVVNASNIEKDWNWISSFNTEGVQMENISEGMSLFAVQGPKALELCQRITKRDLSQMDYYTFAMDTIGGVEDVLISATGYTGAGGFELYVMNEDAEELWEAIFEAGKDLGVKPIGLGARDTLRLEKGFCLYGNDIDDTTSPLEAGLGWITKFTKDFTNAEALKAQKEAGVSQRLVGFIMEEKGIPRQGYTIFDAEDNEIGRVTSGSISPMLDKGIGLGYIKKGHTKAGSEVFIGVRKRRLKAIVEKLPLYKD; encoded by the coding sequence ATGGAATTGAAAAAAGTAGCGTTGAACGATGTGCATGAATCACTGAATGCCAAGATGGTTCCTTTTGCGGGTTATAACATGCCCGTAAGATATTCTTCAGATATTGAAGAGCACAAAGCAGTGCGGGAGGGCGTAGGCGTTTTTGATGTGTCCCATATGGGGGAATTCATGCTTCGTGGTCCTAAGGCTCTGGACCTTATTCAGCGCGTTACCTCTAATGATGCGAGTAAGCTTTTTGACGGCAAAGCGCAATATTCATGCTTGCCAAATAAAGATGGTGGTATTGTTGACGACCTTTTGGTTTATAAACTGGCTGATGAACAATATATGCTGGTGGTGAATGCCTCAAATATTGAAAAAGACTGGAACTGGATTTCTTCTTTCAATACTGAAGGTGTACAAATGGAGAATATCTCTGAAGGGATGTCTTTGTTTGCTGTACAAGGGCCAAAAGCACTGGAGCTTTGCCAGCGCATTACCAAGCGCGACCTGAGCCAAATGGACTATTATACTTTTGCCATGGATACCATCGGTGGTGTGGAGGATGTCCTTATTTCGGCCACAGGTTATACGGGCGCTGGAGGTTTTGAGCTTTACGTAATGAACGAAGATGCAGAAGAACTTTGGGAAGCCATTTTTGAAGCGGGGAAAGATCTTGGGGTGAAGCCTATTGGTTTAGGTGCACGTGATACCCTTCGTCTGGAAAAAGGCTTTTGTCTGTATGGAAATGACATTGACGACACCACTTCGCCACTTGAAGCCGGTTTGGGATGGATCACTAAATTCACCAAAGATTTCACCAATGCGGAAGCACTTAAAGCACAGAAGGAAGCTGGGGTGAGTCAGCGTTTGGTAGGGTTCATTATGGAAGAAAAGGGTATTCCAAGACAGGGCTACACGATTTTTGATGCTGAGGATAATGAAATCGGACGAGTAACTTCGGGTTCTATCTCTCCTATGCTTGATAAAGGGATCGGCTTGGGCTATATCAAGAAAGGCCATACAAAAGCAGGTTCTGAGGTGTTTATCGGGGTGCGTAAACGCCGACTGAAAGCCATTGTTGAAAAATTACCTTTGTATAAAGACTAA
- a CDS encoding YifB family Mg chelatase-like AAA ATPase produces MLATTYGSAVYGVDAQIITIETSVGDGAKFFIVGLPDIAVKESQQRVEAALKYNGFFMPRNNVVVNMAPADLKKEGAAYDLPIALTILNASGQLNASIADYLIMGELSLDGKVRPIKGALPMAVAARQAGFKGFILPKCNANEAGIVNQLEVIGVDHISEAVHHLSGKKIIPPTIIETREVFYNENTAFSVDFEEVQGQENVKRALEISAAGGHNLIMIGPPGAGKTMLAKRLPTILPPLNLSEALETTKIHSVAGKLKTDSRLIAQRPYRAPHHSISDTALVGGGTIPQPGEISLAHNGILFLDELPEFKRTALEVMRQPLEDRTVNISRAKLSVSFPANFMLISSMNPCPCGYFNHPEKECVCNPTQRSRYLAKISGPLLDRIDLHVEVTPVNFDQLTSKRKTEKSEHIRERVLKSRTIQSLRFENIEHVHCNAMMSSNMVRKYCEIDDQGKALLKNAMQKLGLSGRAFDRILKVARTIADLSASEKIAVNHLAEAIQYRSLDRSMWTS; encoded by the coding sequence ATGCTCGCAACAACCTATGGCAGCGCTGTATATGGAGTAGATGCCCAAATTATTACGATTGAAACAAGCGTCGGTGACGGCGCGAAATTCTTTATTGTAGGACTTCCTGACATTGCCGTTAAGGAAAGCCAGCAACGGGTAGAGGCCGCCCTGAAATACAATGGCTTCTTTATGCCACGAAACAACGTGGTGGTCAATATGGCACCCGCAGACTTGAAAAAAGAAGGTGCCGCCTATGACCTCCCCATCGCCCTGACCATCCTTAATGCCTCGGGGCAGCTCAATGCATCCATTGCTGATTACCTGATCATGGGCGAACTGTCGCTCGATGGAAAGGTACGCCCCATAAAAGGTGCCCTACCAATGGCTGTGGCAGCTCGGCAAGCAGGATTCAAAGGATTTATTCTCCCAAAATGTAACGCCAACGAAGCTGGAATTGTCAATCAGCTTGAGGTGATTGGCGTGGACCATATCAGTGAGGCCGTTCATCATCTATCAGGCAAAAAAATCATCCCCCCGACGATCATAGAAACCCGTGAAGTATTCTACAATGAAAACACGGCTTTCTCGGTAGATTTTGAAGAAGTTCAAGGCCAGGAAAATGTAAAAAGGGCACTGGAAATTTCTGCCGCTGGCGGACACAATTTAATCATGATTGGCCCTCCGGGAGCAGGAAAAACCATGCTTGCCAAACGTTTACCGACCATCCTCCCGCCATTGAACCTCTCTGAAGCACTGGAAACCACCAAAATCCACTCCGTAGCGGGAAAACTCAAAACTGATTCAAGGCTCATTGCTCAACGACCATACCGTGCGCCGCACCACTCTATTTCAGATACCGCATTGGTGGGCGGTGGTACCATCCCGCAGCCTGGGGAGATTTCCCTGGCTCACAATGGCATTTTATTTCTTGATGAACTGCCAGAATTCAAAAGGACAGCGCTTGAAGTCATGCGCCAGCCGTTGGAGGATCGAACGGTTAATATTTCAAGGGCAAAGCTTAGCGTAAGTTTCCCTGCAAATTTCATGTTGATTTCTTCCATGAACCCATGCCCCTGCGGGTATTTTAATCACCCAGAGAAAGAATGTGTCTGCAATCCTACGCAAAGATCAAGGTATCTGGCCAAAATCTCTGGTCCCCTACTCGACCGCATCGATTTACATGTAGAAGTTACTCCCGTAAATTTTGATCAATTGACCTCCAAGCGGAAAACGGAAAAAAGTGAGCACATCAGGGAAAGGGTGTTGAAATCAAGGACAATACAGAGCCTGCGTTTTGAGAACATTGAGCATGTACACTGCAATGCCATGATGTCATCAAATATGGTTCGGAAATATTGTGAAATCGATGATCAGGGAAAAGCCTTACTCAAAAATGCGATGCAAAAACTCGGTCTTTCTGGTCGGGCATTTGACCGGATCCTGAAGGTGGCACGAACGATTGCGGACCTTTCTGCCAGCGAAAAAATAGCCGTCAATCACCTTGCTGAAGCCATACAATACCGTAGCCTCGACCGCAGTATGTGGACTTCATAA
- a CDS encoding sodium:alanine symporter family protein produces MLQSANDFLLLIDSYLGSSLWFVFALLFTGLFFTIYLGFPQIRYFAHALRILGGKYDKDTDEGDTSHFQALATALSGTVGTGNIAGVALAIHLGGPAAIFWMIVTAFFGMTTKFVEVTLSHKYREKTADGTMAGGPMYYMKNRLSMPKLAAAFAIFTIISSFGTGSLPQINSISNAVFSTFSIPHWITGAILAVVLAAVIIGGIKRIAAVTSKLVPAMAFIYIIGAFAVIIYNYENIIPSLNQIVANVFTGSAATGGFLGATLSFAFTKGVGRGLFSNEAGQGSAPIAHASAKAHEPVSEGMVAILEPFIDTIVICSITGLVLLSSGVWKEKHQNVFQATDLVVLQDYFEESNPADKERVEQYLTSTTTLPHYSGTLQVVDGRIQDRVTILHNRSWAENILLTKTVKGTVTNYNGQISVEHGNWLNKNNLTMSGASLVHSAPLTALAFSRSYFGEYGKYIVTIGLLLFAFSTAISWSYYGDRAVTFLWGPKAVIGFRVVYVISFFVASFTDTTIIWTFAGISIALMTLPNLFGILVLHREMKSTIKDYWEDFDSEVKNKVTVEQ; encoded by the coding sequence ATGTTGCAATCAGCGAACGATTTCCTCCTACTTATAGACAGCTACCTTGGAAGCTCCCTTTGGTTTGTCTTTGCCCTTTTATTTACTGGGTTATTTTTCACCATCTACCTCGGTTTTCCACAAATTCGGTACTTTGCACACGCCTTACGCATTTTGGGTGGGAAATATGACAAAGACACCGATGAAGGCGACACCTCCCACTTTCAGGCCTTAGCCACTGCTTTAAGCGGCACGGTGGGTACTGGGAATATTGCTGGTGTGGCATTGGCCATACACCTCGGTGGACCTGCGGCTATATTCTGGATGATCGTTACGGCCTTTTTCGGTATGACGACCAAGTTTGTGGAGGTGACCCTTTCCCATAAATACCGTGAAAAAACAGCGGATGGCACCATGGCAGGTGGTCCAATGTATTATATGAAAAACCGCCTCAGTATGCCCAAACTGGCGGCAGCATTTGCGATTTTCACCATCATTTCTTCTTTTGGAACAGGATCACTACCGCAAATCAACTCGATTTCGAATGCTGTTTTTTCTACTTTCAGCATCCCCCACTGGATTACTGGGGCAATTTTGGCTGTCGTGCTTGCGGCGGTAATTATTGGTGGTATTAAAAGAATTGCCGCAGTAACCTCTAAACTGGTTCCTGCAATGGCTTTCATTTACATCATCGGGGCGTTCGCGGTAATCATCTACAATTACGAAAACATTATTCCGTCGCTCAATCAAATTGTTGCTAACGTATTCACCGGTTCAGCGGCCACTGGTGGCTTTTTGGGGGCTACCCTATCATTTGCCTTCACCAAAGGCGTCGGTCGTGGTTTATTCTCCAATGAGGCAGGACAAGGTTCCGCCCCAATTGCCCACGCTTCGGCAAAAGCACATGAACCTGTATCCGAAGGAATGGTCGCCATTCTTGAGCCTTTCATTGACACCATCGTAATTTGTTCAATTACAGGATTGGTTTTATTGTCTTCAGGTGTCTGGAAAGAGAAACATCAAAATGTATTTCAGGCTACCGACCTTGTGGTTTTGCAAGATTATTTTGAAGAAAGCAATCCTGCCGACAAAGAGCGTGTGGAACAGTATTTAACATCAACGACAACGCTACCTCATTATTCAGGCACATTGCAAGTGGTTGATGGCCGTATTCAAGATCGGGTAACGATTCTCCATAACCGATCATGGGCCGAAAACATCCTCCTTACCAAAACCGTTAAAGGCACGGTCACCAATTACAATGGTCAGATCAGCGTAGAACACGGCAATTGGCTCAACAAAAACAACCTCACCATGTCGGGGGCTTCCCTTGTGCACTCAGCGCCATTAACCGCATTGGCCTTTTCGAGAAGTTACTTTGGGGAGTACGGCAAGTATATCGTTACCATTGGTCTGTTGCTTTTTGCATTCTCTACCGCCATTTCCTGGTCTTACTATGGAGACCGCGCAGTTACTTTTCTTTGGGGTCCCAAAGCCGTTATTGGCTTCCGGGTGGTTTATGTTATTTCTTTCTTTGTAGCTTCCTTCACCGACACCACCATCATCTGGACTTTCGCCGGCATTTCTATTGCGCTGATGACACTCCCGAACCTTTTCGGAATCCTGGTGCTCCACCGTGAAATGAAAAGTACCATTAAGGATTACTGGGAGGATTTCGATTCAGAGGTAAAAAATAAAGTTACTGTTGAACAGTAA
- a CDS encoding NADH-quinone oxidoreductase subunit N: MNVDVLNKIIDALPMILPESILVLTIVFLTLLSISPWKKNNGWSILCCWIGGIAYLLAAFYQLGESFNIGFSGMISLNDFAIYGKLLIGGLYLCVLHLSAIHVTGHNNQHHEYWILTVAILLGGSTLLMSESLLMIYLAVELLSFSAYGLTAFNQHKEGQQSAIKYLLFGAVASAMTVYGMSLLYGLTGTLSLSNPQFWLHLTDVPTPILAFAVFLATCGLLFKITAVPLHPWVDDVYQHAPTPVAAFFSTLPKIAVFFCLVNLVQILQPFNALNSPSLTLLIGIVAIMSMTIGNLLALWQKDVKRMLAYSSVSHAGFLLAIAAIPNKAAWDAGLFYVVVYGIMNLAAFGMVQYFETRKLAVTYADFNGLGKKLPLWGIGLVIVMISLTGLPPTAGFNAKLMVFIAFWEQFERSGMNIYLYLLIAGVLNTVIALFYYIKLPYHFYFQKQLPEDDDYEERRLNVITTPLRWSYGIITIILIIPLLVLFFAPQIIL, from the coding sequence ATGAACGTTGACGTTTTAAATAAAATCATCGATGCCCTGCCGATGATTCTTCCGGAGTCGATTTTAGTGCTGACGATTGTTTTTTTGACGCTGCTGAGCATCAGTCCGTGGAAAAAAAACAATGGCTGGTCTATCCTCTGTTGCTGGATTGGGGGCATCGCTTATCTGCTGGCCGCATTTTATCAGCTGGGAGAATCCTTTAATATCGGTTTCTCAGGGATGATTTCACTGAATGATTTTGCTATTTATGGTAAGCTGCTCATTGGTGGTTTGTACCTGTGTGTGCTGCACCTGAGTGCCATTCACGTCACGGGGCATAACAACCAACACCACGAATACTGGATCCTGACGGTCGCCATTTTACTCGGCGGCTCTACCCTGCTGATGTCAGAGAGCTTATTGATGATCTACCTTGCGGTAGAGTTGCTTTCCTTCTCTGCCTATGGCCTGACGGCCTTCAATCAGCATAAAGAGGGCCAACAATCAGCGATTAAGTACTTGCTTTTTGGTGCTGTGGCCTCCGCCATGACCGTCTATGGGATGTCGCTGTTATATGGACTGACAGGCACACTCAGCCTTTCCAACCCGCAGTTTTGGTTACACCTTACCGATGTGCCAACACCCATTTTGGCATTTGCCGTTTTCCTGGCCACCTGTGGACTGTTATTTAAAATTACAGCAGTACCCTTGCACCCCTGGGTGGATGATGTGTACCAGCATGCACCAACACCCGTGGCGGCATTTTTCAGTACTTTGCCAAAAATTGCGGTGTTCTTTTGTCTGGTAAATCTTGTGCAGATTCTGCAACCTTTCAATGCACTGAATAGCCCTTCTTTAACCTTGCTGATTGGCATTGTGGCGATCATGTCCATGACCATCGGAAACTTGCTGGCGTTGTGGCAGAAAGATGTCAAAAGAATGCTGGCTTATTCGTCCGTTTCGCACGCAGGATTCCTGCTCGCCATTGCGGCAATTCCCAACAAAGCAGCCTGGGATGCTGGCCTGTTTTATGTTGTGGTATATGGGATCATGAATTTAGCCGCCTTTGGAATGGTACAATATTTTGAAACCCGAAAGCTTGCGGTTACTTATGCGGACTTCAATGGATTGGGAAAAAAATTACCCTTGTGGGGGATAGGGCTGGTTATCGTAATGATTTCACTGACTGGCTTGCCACCAACAGCTGGCTTCAATGCCAAATTGATGGTCTTTATTGCTTTTTGGGAGCAGTTTGAAAGGTCGGGGATGAATATCTATCTGTACCTGCTGATTGCGGGTGTGCTGAACACCGTCATTGCGCTGTTCTATTACATTAAGCTGCCCTATCACTTCTATTTCCAAAAACAACTGCCAGAAGATGATGACTATGAGGAACGACGACTGAACGTCATCACTACTCCGCTGCGCTGGTCCTACGGGATCATCACCATTATCCTCATCATACCGCTATTGGTCTTGTTTTTTGCCCCGCAAATTATCTTATAA